A genomic region of Desulfosarcina ovata subsp. ovata contains the following coding sequences:
- a CDS encoding tetratricopeptide repeat protein produces MKNECEHLLKQAALAHQEGRLTDAEKAYLEILNERPDSGLVLNALGTVFLDRSQPDKAKKVFEKAANLKPPSLSACYNLGRIKQMEGDDKGAINIYRAIVEQQPKFGLAWNNMGVAYRETGDVEEAISCFRRAVAFASDMAEAWNNLGVAQDELHMIENASRSYQKAIEIQPDYASAHFNLGVSLQKLGQLKAAENHYNTVLEIRPDDEAAKFMLQSLGTSTPPDAAPAQHVRRIFDQCAGTFETILVNDLEYKTPELLFHLVSPHLKQDLTVLDLGCGTGLGSQFYRPYARFLVGVDVSSKMLQKASEKNIYDGLIVFDILQDWTFSQPFDLIYSSDVFVYFGNLDPVIRSVSSHLVHGGMIAFSVEELADNSTGYQLFPSGRYAHSHRYVRDCLKHHGLIPVEETDAVIRKQSGDEVKGLLLVAEKGPKSPKKAFRV; encoded by the coding sequence ATGAAAAACGAATGCGAACACCTTCTCAAACAAGCGGCATTGGCCCACCAGGAAGGCCGGCTGACCGATGCGGAAAAAGCCTATCTGGAAATATTGAACGAAAGGCCGGATTCGGGGTTGGTGCTGAACGCACTGGGAACGGTTTTTTTGGATCGGTCCCAACCGGATAAGGCAAAAAAGGTTTTTGAAAAAGCAGCCAACTTAAAGCCGCCTTCTCTATCGGCATGCTATAATCTCGGTCGGATCAAGCAGATGGAGGGAGACGATAAGGGGGCCATCAACATTTACAGGGCCATCGTTGAGCAGCAGCCCAAATTTGGTTTGGCATGGAACAATATGGGGGTGGCTTACCGGGAAACCGGAGATGTGGAGGAAGCCATTTCCTGTTTTCGAAGGGCGGTGGCATTTGCTTCTGACATGGCGGAGGCTTGGAACAACCTGGGGGTGGCACAAGATGAGTTGCATATGATTGAAAACGCCTCCCGGTCATACCAAAAGGCGATTGAGATACAGCCCGATTATGCGTCCGCCCACTTCAATCTCGGGGTTTCTTTACAAAAACTTGGGCAACTCAAAGCAGCCGAGAACCACTACAACACCGTGCTGGAGATCAGGCCGGACGATGAGGCGGCCAAATTTATGCTCCAGAGTCTGGGGACATCGACTCCCCCCGATGCTGCCCCGGCGCAGCATGTACGCCGGATTTTTGATCAGTGTGCCGGAACGTTTGAAACGATTCTGGTAAACGATCTGGAATACAAGACCCCTGAACTTCTGTTTCATCTGGTGAGCCCACATCTGAAGCAGGATCTGACGGTTCTGGATCTTGGCTGCGGTACCGGTTTGGGATCACAATTCTACCGGCCATATGCAAGATTCCTTGTCGGTGTCGATGTGTCGTCCAAAATGCTCCAAAAGGCTTCGGAGAAAAATATCTACGACGGGCTCATCGTCTTTGACATCCTTCAGGATTGGACGTTTTCTCAACCATTCGATCTCATTTACAGCTCTGACGTATTTGTCTATTTCGGAAATCTGGATCCGGTCATCCGATCGGTATCATCCCACCTCGTTCACGGAGGGATGATTGCCTTTTCGGTGGAAGAATTGGCAGACAACAGCACAGGGTATCAGCTGTTTCCCAGCGGACGCTACGCCCATTCCCACCGGTATGTCAGGGACTGCCTGAAACATCACGGATTGATCCCCGTTGAGGAGACCGACGCCGTTATCCGGAAGCAGTCCGGGGATGAGGTCAAAGGGTTATTGCTTGTGGCAGAAAAGGGGCCGAAATCGCCTAAAAAGGCATTTCGTGTGTAA